In Oryza brachyantha chromosome 2, ObraRS2, whole genome shotgun sequence, a single window of DNA contains:
- the LOC102709342 gene encoding uncharacterized protein YpeP-like, producing the protein MTDFIVEHHKEADYVEVAPWTVFFDASVCRHGCGISRMIILPRGACFELAYTIKPYQTNNQAKYEALIKGLELVKEIGAEAVEIMGDSQLIIKQLSREYECRDDILKTYHEAAKGLLEDFKLITLTHIPREQNTEANSLAQGASGTDR; encoded by the coding sequence ATGACCGACTTCATAGTCGAACACCACAAGGAAGCTGATTATGTCGAGGTCGCTCCTTGGACAGTATTTTTCGACGCGTCGGTCTGCAGGCATGGATGTGGCATCAGCCGGATGATAATCTTGCCTCGGGGGGCATGTTTTGAGCTCGCGTACACAATCAAGCCGTATCAGACCAATAATCAGGCCAAGTACGAAGCACTAATCAAAGGGTTGGAGCTGGTAAAAGAAATAGGTGCTGAGGCAGTCGAAATCATGGGAGATTCCCAGTTgataattaaacaattatcTAGGGAATACGAGTGCAGAGATGACATCCTCAAAACCTACCATGAAGCAGCTAAGGGACTACTAGAGGACTTCAAGCTAATCACATTGACCCATATTCCTCGGGAGCAGAACACTGAAGCAAACTCCCTCGCCCAAGGGGCATCGGGTACCGACCGATGA
- the LOC102709627 gene encoding calphotin-like — protein sequence MASTSSSPDTLYEIPEPTPVVPTISRSGRPIEYSTSVLPAIGHGAPSPSEYIKRLSGPPSPLRRPKRSKKCDRAPKKKLKITTEAIPLETTSADMDAAIDAAADDDSDTNVRQKSPVKSSADAIPVASDAIDPIPAAGAVPIPPSPTHAPSPAGLALKSGKKHKMVVHCPSRRVTSSAPPPDVSDAITPSANPDPVPAPITEEVILPASSPTRPIDVVPMAQDLGDFFSFDVDQYLDPFEADTDEPIDLPVDLRAQLQDILARLDYPIDTLISDARPIRSRIEEIQDKLPDDLIDVIAPTGYIESHRIPVLRARQRMTDGTS from the exons CCTACTCCCGTGGTTCCTACTATTAGCCGGAGCGGCAGGCCAATTGAGTACTCCACGTCCGTGTTACCGGCCATAGGCCATGGTGCACCCTCTCCAAGCGAATACATCAAAAGGCTCTCCGGCCCACCAAGTCCGCTGAGAAGGCCCAAACGAAGCAAAAAGTGTGATCGAGCCccgaagaaaaaattaaagatcACCACAGAGGCTATTCCTTTGGAGACTACATCGGCTGATATGGATGCCGCTATTGATGCTGCAGCCGACGATGATTCAGATACCAACGTCAGGCAAAAG TCTCCTGTCAAGTCATCGGCCGATGCCATCCCGGTGGCGAGCGATGCCATCGATCCCATTCCTGCTGCGGGGGCAGTGCCTATACCACCGAGCCCGACCCATGCGCCTTCTCCAGCCGGCCTGGCTCTAAAGTCTGGGAAGAAGCACAAGATGGTGGTTCACTGTCCTTCTCGGCGGGTTACTTCCTCTGCACCA CCTCCTGATGTTTCCGACGCAATAACTCCATCGGCCAATCCAGATCCAGTGCCAGCACCTATTACGGAGGAAGTTATCCTGCCTGCTAGCTCGCCTACTCGGCCAATCGATGTCGTTCCCATGGCACAA GACTTAGGtgacttcttttcttttgacgTCGACCAATACTTGGATCCCTTCGAAGCCGATACTGATGAACCCATTGATTTGCCGGTTGACCTCCGAGCACAGCTTCAAGACATCCTGGCCAGATTGGACTATCCAATCGATACCTTGATCAGCGATGCCAGGCCGATCAGATCTAGAATCGAAGAAATCCAGGATAAACTGCCTGACGATCTGATAGATGTTATAGCCCCTACGGGTTATATTGAGTCTCACAGAATTCCGGTGCTCCGGGCGCGTCAAAGGATGACAGACGGCACTTCCTAG